The Papaver somniferum cultivar HN1 chromosome 6, ASM357369v1, whole genome shotgun sequence genome segment CGAATATAGCTTCTAGATTTTTTTCAAACTTACCCTAAAATATGGGGTGTGGGTTCCAACGAATTCTTAAGCTCGCATCTGTATTTAACTCAGTTAGTTAAATCAACATACTTTAGTTTtctctattattttttttttccaaatgaaTAAACCCTATAATTTTTTGAAATAGTTCGAATTAGTTGAATAAATTCAATTAAACATTTGAATCCGTTGCCTCTCGACTCAACTCGCCTTACTAGTTATGAAACTCCTACAATCTCAGTCATGAATCATTTGTACTCATCTTATCTTAAGTATGCTGACTCAACACGTTATTTATCTACTCATAATTCTCATTTTGATTTTATTATTGTACGAATGGTACTGAGAGAATTACTATTACCATTGGTTAAGGTATGCTCATTTTTAAACATGAATCTACACGTGTTCTTGTACTTAATCATGAATTTCATATCAATCAAATTCTACATGTACCTACCTCCTCTCATGATCTTCTCTATGTGTATAAATTTACTCGGGATAATCCTTGTTTTACATTTGAATTTGTATCCTTTTTTATGAGGCATCCTTTACCAAGGGATCAATAATGGCGGTTTCTACCCCTTTCACTTCAGTCTAACTAATAAATTTCAATCTATGTTTAATACCAAAACTTCATCTGATATTTGGCGTAAACGACTTGGACATCCATCCTTTTCTTTTTGAATAAGTTTGCAAGGATCTTAATTTGTATGACATATCATTCACACCCTTGTTTTGCAAAGATTGTCAACTTGCTAGGAGTCATAAGAAACcctttagtttttgtaattttgttTCATCTCATTCTCGTGAGTTGCTACATATGGATGTATGGGTTCTTGCACCAGTTTGTTCTTTTTCAGGCTAAAGATATCCTGTCAATATTGTAGATGATTAAGCAATTTTTTTGGGTATATCCTTTTTTAGTCAAATCCGAATTTCAGATAATTTTTATTCATTTCAAAACTTATAATCAGAAGTttatcaatcaatcaataaagacCATCAAACAGTGACGGTGGTGGTTGTGGTACAGTTCATGAACTCTATTTCCCTCACATGCAAGAACGAATTGGGATAGCTAAGGTGAAACATAGACATCTTATTAATCTTGCTCTATTAATGCAATAAAAAATGTCAGATTCTTTTTGGTTCGAGGCTTGCTCCACTGTAAAATTATTTGGTCACAGGTTACCTAATCGATTTCTTGGTTTTATATATCATTTTCAATAAGAAAGTTCTGGAGTATGCATTTACGAGAGTTTTTGGTTGCACATACTACCCCTGACTATGTCCATATGCCTCTTTCAAGTTTGAACCATGCAGTAAGCATTATGTCTTTTGGGGAGAAAGCAGCCAACATAAAGGTTATCGATATCTAGATCCAATTAATGGCAGGGTTCATATGTCCCGTCATGTGGTGTTTGACGAGTCTTCATTTCCATATTCCGAGCTCACATGTACTACACTTTCATGTTCTTCAGTAGAACCCATGGTTATCCCATTATTTATCAGTGATTTACCTATACAATATATTCGACACCTATACCTTTTCCTAAGGCTCACATTCCAACTGTTCCACGTGggaatccaactcaaaaccaattggcaatgattTGAACGACCCCTTCAAGTTATATTGTGCATATAGGATATGggtttgacatatatgggattaTTATCCTCGACATGCACCATCCACGAATATGGCACGATTTTGGGGCTCTACCACGTGGACCCGTAGTACAGGTAGCTCCCTCCATGAAAAAGCACGAGTTTAGGGACCCTACATCATGTTAGTCTAGCTACCTCCATGGTAAGGCCCGAGTTTGGGGCCTCTATACAATGGAATTTTTTTGTATTGGGTAGATGTTGGTCTTACTCTCACGCGTACCTAGTCGTGATACCATGATAGAGTATGGATTTCCAATTCAAATCCAGTTGACAATGAGTGGAATGACCCCTTAATGTTATACTATGTGTGTAGTCTAGGGATTTTCTCTTTGTGAGACTATTATTCTCAACACCGCGTCTGTCAAGTATGGATATTGTTGCTTGTCTACGTATCTGTCAAGTATTGATCTTGTTGGATCTGTGTCAAGCGTGAATGTTGAGTTGCCCTCATATTAATATGTATCTTCTCTTTCTCATTTCTTGAGACATATTAATTAGAATCTGCATAATTTTCACACATTAGACCTGACAAAGGACAACATGGGAAACAGACCCCCCCCCCGACTACTGCCTGAAAGACACGAGGGATTTCAAAGCGTCCTCTcgacttctgatgaagaaaaaaaaattcgctTGGGTCTAAAACTCTTTGATCACGAGCAAGAACTTATAAACACACCTCATAGTACTATTCAGATTTCTCTCAATCAGGTCATGAGTTTTATGTTGCATAACTCGAATCCCAGCTACTGATGCATCAACAAAAGAATCTTTAGCTAGCTGATAGGTCATTCGGCATTTATCAGATACGATGCGTGCTTGAGAAACCCCGTCATCTTGGTATCGTATCTCATCCATCAGGCGTTAGTATTCTGGGGATAAGATTAAGGTACCCGACATAGGCACGTCAGTGTTGGGGAGAAAGGTGAGCTAATTAGTTGTTAACAAAGATAGGGAGGGAAGGACATAAAGTGCAAATTGAAAAGGGAAAATATTGAACAAGAAGCGCATCAACCATGACATATTTATAATGATGTATTATTTTATTTAGTATGAATTCCTAGGGTTCTTTGGGGCCTGATGGGTAGCCGCTTGGTTTTTTTTCAAACCcactggtgaaaaagcggggcctaataactacacccaatatttcgtttaggtagtttatatggactaactccaatataatttcaagaaatcaactagacaatcagactcaatcaaggaaaatatatccaagagttatatatccatttctcaaatcaatctgcaatcgaacagatagaaatctataagccggatcaatatgagaaataacttcgattgtaccaaagaccaaaatccaagcgtcaatcaatttcaatcaacaaccaaaggttgggttcaccaatttattgaactacacacaacctatgatatttcaattatatagaaaatataatgcggaaaagaaataacacagacaccagaagttttgttaacgaggaaaccgcaaatgcataaaaaccccgggacctagttcaaatttgaacaccacactgtattaagctgctacatactctagcctactacaagttaacttcggactgaaatataGTTTAGACCTAagcaatctcacactaattaaggtacagtcgcgttccttacgcctctgaatcccagctggactctacgcacttgattccattagctgatctcacccacaactaacagttgctacgacccaaagtcgaatacttgataaaaaaaattgtttcacacagaaaagtctattgaataaataaatatttctcccacataaatacctactagtttttgttccgtcttttaataaatcaaggtgaacaagaaccaattgatacaccagacttatattcccgaagaacagcctagtaatatcaatcacctcaaaataatcctaactgtatggtagcggaacaagatattgtggaatcacaaagaatgggaggaagagctttgtgattagcttttatcttacctatcggatattaaatctcgagcaaatcttagataagatagtactcaatacgatagaacaaagtaagattagaacacgcaactacagagaaaatagttgggtctggcttcagaatcctaatgaagtctttaaattgttaacctataatggttttagaaaaacctaggttaaaagagaatcgactctagtcgcaactagtatcacacaggaggtgtggggattaggttttccagttgctagagttctcccttatatagtcttcaaatcagggtttttaatcaacactaccttggtaacaaagcattcaatattcaccgttagatgaaacctgattagagtcaagctaatatctttaaaccgtttgattatcttagcttgttacacacaaatgaaatgtacctttatttGGATataggtaatcgtacctaaacgtgtatacttagttggctcaacaatagttaaccgaagttagccatatgaacaatttcatatcaaccttgttcatcttaatcacaactagttcaaatgactcaaatgaaaatagttatagagttgttcaattgcttatattctcatagacGTATACAAGTCACAATTGAAGCAACATCggttttaattcactcgaatcaattcatgaacattatagctacggtttgcagagattgcattccttattaaataaatgtattttttcatcaGTATGTAaacatatttaaccgattttagaacttaacccactcaggtatcaaacgggtatgcatacctaagttcccagacttggtcttgttcgccagtatgcaaatgggtgcgcatactgtcgttcatgaccgaactcagttgaaatcagtacgtgtacgggtatgcatactatagttcccggacttcaactattgaatcagtacgcatatgggtatgcatactgaattcccggacttggaatacacttgcaacagttagcatacaagtacgcatactgtgttatatccaatcaatggttaattgttctaaactcctatttcaatcactgaaacattcttggaagacgagaacagccatctcatacaaactattagcttcaaagcaattttcaagtgatcaaatggtcaatacgaaatattccgagtctacatcaaatgactgtctcacacaaatcatgtaagatgttaccaggcgatttccacatgatcatcttttgactttcatcaaggataaaagatgaacttggttaacacgaaagcttaccaacacatatttagagaaatatgtaagcgagttaaattcagctcgaaatatcaaatgtgtataatgcaaagtctatatagttatacgatttttgtctcaatgggagatagaatagaaatagacttctgagtgatagatgagttcaagtctccatataccttttgttgatgaagttctacaagctccccttggtagttcttcatcttcaatcgatgaacgtcgtgaagtctaaagctcaactacacattttatcctaatctgagacatagatataagtagactagaaatcaagacttatagttttgacaactaaacttgacaaacaagcttgagataacaacacttgcgagttcgaccgagaagtgctctaacaatctccccctttgtcaattttagagacAAAACTATCTATAAATATGGATTTTACAAAATAactaaactttgtagcttctcatccaaatgcttgatttccttggttctttaacattaatcgaaatcttcgtcacttccaagtactccagtaattctgaacgtattcaactcagcatcatagttgttgaagatccgcaaccataacaataagaaaataattgttctcaattattgtcatACAATTTCATATTATTAcagagcatcaaagttcaattgtatcacaactttgacaataatactacggtgatatgtatcactcccctttagtcaatacttcatctcacaatgaaaaccactcccccttacataattatccgtaaaccatatgtatttttagtgtgaactacacaataattctacccctttgtcaatataaattggcaaaggtacaaaaactagtgtgatctcaaagagatacttcatgactaaaagagaacatatcaattttgtttcgatgatttcacatagtcaaaacttaaTGTATTTATCAAGGATCttataaagatacaaaaaaactcctacaatattccacaaccgcactccccacaaagatttggcaattaggcACAAGTGCAATTAAGAACTATCCCCTATAAACTGtcattccgaaagaacaacaaaagtgacTTTACTTTTgctagaaaagaaggatttctttggacattaacaaatcacatgaaacatgaatttgtatccagaaaactcaattaaattaaccacaaaggaacctcaatgattaatttaatcgcaaatgctcaacataaaaaaacttacggagccatacggtactttcacatagaagtggatcagagaaagatcaatactgcggaatattcaaagattcattctatttttcattaatatttgcataatgataccatagacttaatctttgacatcaaaagttcattctattttccatcaatatttgcataatgatacaatagacttaacttttgacatatatgagacaatcatagttcacggatgtaaacacgcatatcccataatattatttgcaatatatataaccaataaagattaatactataaaatcatcttccaaacaaactctagaatttaaataaataaatctaaaaacagttgcaagatgaaaaacgttggtaatagcaatgtgtactcacaatatatgctattccaaaccctggtaattcttcttaaaacacaagaataaattctcataagaagtttcctagacattaagacctctaaaaaattctttatcgtccccgaactccttgtcgtcaacaaccattggaacataaggttcatgaagaaaatagtcaattccaacaaaccatcTTGATTAATgccaaaccagggccttctgaatttcaagagttcttagaacaatagcctttatttattgaatatccttccttgtttccttcaactcttcaaaaacaccagaaaacttctgaagattagagaGGATAGCCCTTGGTTTGTTCATATTATTCCcttttctctttaaagttgtatatgaatgagatttatctttttccttcatgttcgatggcttaacaatcatattaacatcttttccatcaacagacatgatgcttggagtctccattccAAATATGGGATTGTGAGAATACACAAAACAGACtccacaagcaatcttgtgataaaaatagttttcaaggaaggaaaaaggaatgtagggttacagaacctttatacaaGTAAAATGATTCATGTACGAGCAGTTCACATCCCTAAAAAAGGCTGAATTGTTGAACTTAACCCTCTTTTAATAACTAAAAGGGGAAATCCTTTTCAATAACAATTTATGATATAAAAAGATCAACAAAATTccagaaaaccaaaagaaaataaaacaaaaaaaaaaaaacttttcttaaagcctgtaTTGTGCTCAACTCTTGCCTCTttgaccaggcacatgagacaagatggaCTTTCAACACGATCAAGTTGTGTTGGCAAtgtaattttagatagtggtaaataagttcGTTGCTcagacttgttgagattcgatttcagaaacaataaaagaaatatatacaaaagatgtcacaatatcgagaggtactgagactcaggattccactaaTTCTCATATTCACATGGTTCAACTAATAATTCTAAACACTTATAGCTCCAAAGataacaattattgactctattctttgccaaaagtagattttataaatcaTTAGATGTAAATGGCAAGCATGAACTGTCAAAATTTCTTAAGACTCAacataacccatcaaactaaatcacaactaatcaagaaaaatcatgattcaaattaaactagtgcaaaagtcataagggaattaaatagaattaccacatgtgtgaagaatggcttcctccattgtcccagtgttaGGATTTAGCTCATGATGTCAAACactcgctcaaaataataatccatggctcaaaaagtgtttttattaaagaataTATGAGAAAGAATTGATCGTTACAAGAAACAGTAGCAGAAGTCTTTTTGAGAGAGTCAGACTTAGTCACTAAAGGCCTTTCGCAATTGCAAATGAACAACGATACTTGTTTTGTGCGGTTAAATAACTGACTCTCTATTATTGAGAACGACATGTTGGGCTGTCGTATgtttaaaaaattaataaatatatttcccattaattaactggtaatatagtggtagtaagagatcgttcccacagagagctgtgtaattgataggttatttgtattagcaagataaagtaaataacaaagtgGGGGTTTGTTTTAAGATaataaaaagacaataaagaagaaagagatgattaaggaatccttcgtcgtaccaagcgttaacaggattacaatacttatctatcttctgttagaatcattcatcaccaaccatggAATAGCAGGTACGTTTAGCTATCCCCAATACTCATCGTATCACCGGATAACAtgtacgcttagtcaccggactctattcaactgagccgccttgagatacgcttacaaggtgtaactcaattgaacactttagggtttgtgaatttaggtttgattctagcagttaaactcagtacgctcgattcacttactggtgttgtttccacacacgattgctttacagaatccctctgcaaggtctcttgttttctacttgtgtaggagatgcacgacaattgcGGATCGTTCAGCccgctactagcaatagaatgattaatagactaatatAGAGTGCactccaaaccaatctaagaatcaatcataaatcctagatataatgaaaacaaactatgatgattaaaacctcaaataaatttatgttattaataaagcttcagtCTTGGAACATCGAATTCATCATTAATCACCAACGgattttagctactcatattacaaagaagatgaataatggtggtttccccctaaaggggtaaaccctaggtttttgatgtagaacttgtgatatgagattcgatgatatctgaaaggcctaatacctatttataggtttacattgcttgcccatcaagtatttagtttggttcaagaacccgacccgaaaatacgacataaagactctcaaacgtgaccttaggccttccaaggtattaatacacgttttcctacttgctaaatacgcgtaccagtccgcgaacttcaaattccagcagaaatttttggaattaaagtatgtgtacccgtccgcatactttactgtcttcgatattcaataaaagctcgttttggccacaacttcttcatccgaactcggaatgaccttattctttttgcattcttttttatctttcaattatcttcaagatgataaTGAGAAATCCTTagtttgaatgagttaatatcggtctttatcccttctcttgattttgagcgtttttctccttttcgtcgcacttcttccacttctcttggacttgggcacttggatacttgggatacttctcttcttagctcttttcagcactttatagctcctttttggatgattcacctaatagaggcaaataagagaaaacaaaattaataatGCGAATACgtacaagaataatagctaaagcgagtatggaatggatactaaaatcatatgaattatgcacttatcacgaCACTCCTGTTTTGTCGTCTGCaaactcttcttctccttcttcttgctgctgctgctgctgcagaatCGCTCCGCAATGATCGTTAATGCTCCAAAACTACCCCAAACTCCTGATACTCTTCTACTGTGATACCCGAGCACCTTATATACACAACATGACCCATAAATCCtgagaatatctttgtaataactcctttttattctctgcaagtCACATGATATTTCCCTTTTCTTCGAATCTTGTTTCTCTCTTCTACACGACTGTTGGTTGTAAAACTCTCTTATTTATCTAAACCTTCCTGATATAGTTAAATCTCTCAGAATATCTTCTTGTACCGCATGTAACTTCCTCCAACAGAATCCGAGAATATCTTCTCTTCCCTGTTCAATCGTGATCTTCCTTTTTTACGTGAATAAACCTATTACCTTCCCTGTTTAACCAAAACATGATTATCAATCAACAAAATTAGCATAACCGGGCCAGAAACACTCCCAAGTCAACAACCACCACACCAAATTTAGTGATTAGCAACGGTAAGTGGCAATTGCAAAGTGGGGTCGCAACAGTTTAGCTCTGTTACGAAAGTCGATGTTGTAAATTTTCGCAAAGGCTCATAAGCAGTTGCGAATTTTCGTTCGCAACAGTTTGAAACAGTTGCGAAATTAGATGGTCGCAACAGTTTATAACAGTTGCGAAACTGAAATTTCGTAACAGCTTCTTGCAGTTGCGAGTTTTTTGCAACATCaaaaaaatagtggttttgacAATACTAGAATTCCCCATACCAAAATGAAGTTAACCATGTTCATTTATAATAAAATTAATCCAACAAAATCAAGTTACCCCTGTTTTAGAGCCATAACTATCTAATTAATGAACTTAACAacaaactcaaaagaaaaaaaacaaagctTTAAGCTGCTTGTACACCTTCCACACTGTGTTCCTTCTCCAATTCCTGGAAAAATATTTAAAAGGATAGTCAATTCTAAATAACCAAACCAAATGACAATGAATacaattacaaagaaaacttgtCAATTCAACCAGGTCAAACATCAATATGTATCAATAATTGGTGAGAAAAAATATACTACGTCAATTACTGGTACTTAAACTCTACTTAAGGATGTTATATGTTCTTGCATCATGTTAGCACATATTACATCCTGTTTCAATTACTGACAACTATAGTAGTACCTTGTCCTTGGATTCTGAATTAAGCTCCATACGCTATATTTTCTCCGTCATGGCCTGGAGAGTAGTTAAAATGGTTAACTCTCTAAAGTACTAGACATGTTAACAAATCGTAACATCAAATGCATAGGCATAAGCAATAATCAATACCTCTCCTGCACCAGAACGTGAAATGTTCTCAAACCCAGCAAGATCAACAAGGTTAAGCATTCCACATTTGATTAACAAATCCTCCAACCTGAACCTGCACCAACAAAGATGATAAGGATAAAGTTAGGATATGACTGAGGTCAGGGACAAGTAGTTCAAAAATGACAAGTAGCCATATGTCTCAACAGACCAACAACCCAGCAAACAAGACTCCCTGCAAAGTGTAACAGAACTTACAAGCAAGTGTAAATCAAACTAAAAAAACACACTTATGAATCTAAATCCAATATGCATATAAACTGAACTTACCACATATACTCTGCATCTTGCTTCATAATCATCAGGGTCAAGTTGAAAGGCTGTTCTTCAGCTTTGTCATCATCTCCCACTTGCCTCTTCTTGAAGTACAGATGCAACCGGTTCTCAGGCACCACAATGAGTTGCATAAGACAATAGCTGCACAAGGGTAGATAAACTCAATTGTGTTTAAGCCTTTCATCACCCAAAAGAGTACTTTATCTTCAACAATACAAACAGTCTCCATCAagcaaacaagaagaaaaaaaaaacaaatgacagGAGAAAAAAGTAGGCAATCAAGAAATTCCCCTGATGGATACAAATACCTGCTAAAAGAAATTCCCCTGATGGATGAAAAGATAAAGATCTCACATTGTGAGTATCCTGCACCGAAAACCAAATATCTACATAAGAACTCAATAATAAGCCCCACTAGGAGTGTTGAGTACTTAGAATAAAGAATAAATACTGAGGTGTGAACCTGAATAACTCGATAAGCTCTCTTCGCCACTGTTTTTGAGAAATCGAAGAACCTGAATCAAAGCAGACGGAAACAAATTATAAGCTAAGAAATTTCTGAAGGAAATGTTTATTTCGGAGCTCCCAAGATACTAAATCTTACTTTACAGTGTGATCTTTGGCCCCCGATCTCTGAGCAACATAAGAACAATAGATACTGAAAGCCGGAAAAGCTTAAGCAACATAAATAAAtatcagatgattcagatcctaCGAATTGGTATGACCTAATTAAAGCATACATAAATCAGATTATAAGGCGATGAAAAGCATATTGATGCATATGCCACACAACCTTGTTCAGTCAGTTTTATGCAAAAAAGTAGTTTGAATTTTATCACATTCCTATTCCATTGGGTTTTCCATAAAATTCTAAGACACAAAGACTTAATTGTAATGATCATAAAATGTCCTTATTACAGGTCACACCGGATCATTAATCATGAAGACATTTTATTGCAATGACAAGCACCGTCCTGCAATGGCAGTTGACATTCAGATAACGAACACTAACTAAAAGAAAATATCAATTAGATTGCTTACCAATATGCAAAGACAAAATGCATGCTTCAGTTAAGGCAAGATTACTACAACATCGCAGTCCGAGGTACCCCATCATGTCAAAGCTAACTCCCCATCACAAGAATTCATAAGACATACAAGTTCATACTTCAGATTGGAACTGAAACTATTAACATAATGGGTTAAGCTGGTTATACAACCTCAAGGAACAATGCAAATTaaacataagaaacaaaagaaagaGCCTTACCAGGATCTATTTGATTCTTCTGTCTAGTACAATCAACTTAAAACCCATGACAATAATCGTTGATCAGTGTCAATAACTAGCATCTAGTAACTATATTTACAACAAGTAGCAATCACCTATTCAAGATTAACTTTGAATAAGACCTCAGGTGTTCCACCTTTAGTAGGATCAAACCCGAATTACATTCGGCACAACACAGGTAAGAGTTGCAGGAGCGTCAATTCCTCGAATTGAAGGTACAATACTCTAAACATCGTTAATATACTTTAACTAACACTTCGTGTACTGCATTAATTCATATTACATGAAAGTTACAGTTGGCTACACTATGAGATTACCTTATACTGATGATGCCATAACATTGGGTTGAA includes the following:
- the LOC113289542 gene encoding poly [ADP-ribose] polymerase 3-like isoform X3 — its product is MMGYLGLRCCSNLALTEACILSLHIEIGGQRSHCKVLRFLKNSGEESLSSYSGYSQCEIFIFSSIRGISFSSYCLMQLIVVPENRLHLYFKKRQVGDDDKAEEQPFNLTLMIMKQDAEYMWFRLEDLLIKCGMLNLVDLAGFENISRSGAGEAMTEKI
- the LOC113289542 gene encoding uncharacterized protein LOC113289542 isoform X2, which gives rise to MYALIRSYQFVGSESSDIYLCCLSFSGFQYLLFLCCSEIGGQRSHCKVLRFLKNSGEESLSSYSGYSQCEIFIFSSIRGISFSSYCLMQLIVVPENRLHLYFKKRQVGDDDKAEEQPFNLTLMIMKQDAEYMWFRLEDLLIKCGMLNLVDLAGFENISRSGAGEAMTEKI
- the LOC113289542 gene encoding uncharacterized protein LOC113289542 isoform X1, which encodes MHFVFAYWSYQFVGSESSDIYLCCLSFSGFQYLLFLCCSEIGGQRSHCKVLRFLKNSGEESLSSYSGYSQCEIFIFSSIRGISFSSYCLMQLIVVPENRLHLYFKKRQVGDDDKAEEQPFNLTLMIMKQDAEYMWFRLEDLLIKCGMLNLVDLAGFENISRSGAGEAMTEKI
- the LOC113289542 gene encoding uncharacterized protein LOC113289542 isoform X4, with translation MHFVFAYCFSGFQYLLFLCCSEIGGQRSHCKVLRFLKNSGEESLSSYSGYSQCEIFIFSSIRGISFSSYCLMQLIVVPENRLHLYFKKRQVGDDDKAEEQPFNLTLMIMKQDAEYMWFRLEDLLIKCGMLNLVDLAGFENISRSGAGEAMTEKI